One Nitrospira sp. DNA window includes the following coding sequences:
- a CDS encoding MlaD family protein, translating into MEPKVNYFLVGSFVVVLGAAMVIGMFWLGKTDYRGVNDRYEAFMRESVAGLSVDSTVKYRGVDVGRVKAITLNQSNPEEVLLTLDIARGTPIKTDTIAVLETQGLTGLATINLTGGSRDAPPLQAEPGQEYPVIKTGPSLFFRLDEAVSRLLSEKGLTKLLTDLDVLVKGASEVVDEENRVRLKQTLKDLSEVAQTISAHKDRLDRGLTGAERSADNLAKMTLSLNEQVPLLLARINKSASSLQRLTDELAVTSKAVGALVNETKPEVEQFSRQTLPESSLLVSELRQLTGTLNRVVRDLEREPNALVFGKPAPRRGPGE; encoded by the coding sequence ATGGAACCGAAGGTGAATTATTTTCTCGTGGGCTCCTTTGTCGTCGTCCTCGGCGCGGCGATGGTGATCGGCATGTTCTGGCTGGGCAAAACAGACTACCGCGGCGTGAATGACCGATACGAAGCGTTTATGCGGGAGTCCGTCGCAGGGTTGAGCGTGGATTCCACGGTCAAGTATCGCGGTGTGGACGTGGGTCGGGTGAAGGCCATCACCTTGAACCAGAGCAATCCAGAAGAGGTGCTGTTGACGTTGGATATCGCGCGCGGGACGCCGATCAAGACCGATACCATCGCCGTCCTTGAAACGCAGGGGCTCACAGGACTGGCCACGATCAACTTAACCGGTGGCAGCCGCGATGCCCCTCCGCTGCAGGCCGAGCCGGGGCAGGAATATCCGGTGATCAAGACGGGGCCATCCTTGTTCTTTCGGCTCGATGAGGCGGTGTCTAGGCTCTTATCCGAAAAGGGGCTGACTAAACTGCTCACCGATCTTGATGTGTTGGTGAAGGGGGCGTCGGAGGTGGTGGATGAGGAGAACCGCGTCCGGTTAAAGCAGACGCTCAAAGACCTGTCCGAGGTGGCGCAGACGATCTCCGCGCATAAGGATCGACTGGATCGCGGCCTGACCGGCGCGGAGCGGAGCGCGGACAACCTCGCCAAGATGACCCTGTCGCTCAACGAGCAGGTGCCGTTGCTGCTTGCGCGGATCAACAAGAGCGCCTCGTCGCTTCAGCGGCTGACCGACGAGTTGGCTGTGACGAGTAAGGCCGTCGGGGCGTTGGTCAACGAGACGAAGCCTGAGGTGGAGCAGTTCTCACGCCAGACCTTGCCGGAGTCGAGTCTGTTGGTGAGTGAACTGCGGCAATTGACCGGAACCCTCAATCGCGTGGTGCGTGATCTGGAGCGGGAGCCGAACGCGCTGGTGTTCGGGAAACCGGCGCCGCGCCGCGGACCCGGCGAATAG
- a CDS encoding DsrE family protein, which produces MWKSSIVLTGLFGVLLLFHATPLHSLGEQIPVDQTHRVVMHLNSGDEKVQRGALNNIRHLYQEVGREHLQLELVVHGVGLTLLATGATAFRQDLADLKAEYGVRYTACSNTMKAMKLVREDLIPEVGDTVPAMVRLMERQEQGWAYIKP; this is translated from the coding sequence ATGTGGAAATCGTCCATCGTCCTGACCGGGCTGTTCGGCGTGCTGTTATTGTTTCACGCCACGCCTCTGCATAGTTTGGGCGAGCAGATCCCGGTGGATCAGACGCATCGTGTCGTCATGCATCTGAACTCCGGCGATGAGAAAGTTCAGCGGGGCGCGCTGAACAATATCCGGCACCTCTATCAGGAGGTGGGGCGCGAACATCTTCAGTTGGAACTGGTCGTTCACGGGGTCGGGCTGACGTTGCTCGCAACGGGTGCGACGGCATTCAGGCAGGATCTGGCGGACTTGAAGGCGGAGTATGGCGTGCGGTATACCGCCTGTTCGAATACGATGAAAGCGATGAAGCTCGTACGTGAGGATTTGATCCCGGAAGTCGGGGATACCGTTCCGGCGATGGTCCGGCTGATGGAGCGGCAGGAACAGGGGTGGGCCTATATCAAGCCTTAG
- a CDS encoding OsmC family protein — protein sequence MESKPKVYLYHTAVKWTEQRKGLISCSGKPDVQIATPPEFKGHDGIWSPEDLFVASANICLMTTFLSVAERAGLAFTAYESAAEGKLELVEGKFQFTAITLKPVITLPAGGDAAKAKELIEKAEANCLISNSMKAKVSLEATIR from the coding sequence ATGGAATCGAAACCGAAAGTGTATCTGTATCACACGGCGGTGAAATGGACGGAGCAGCGCAAGGGACTGATCTCCTGCTCGGGCAAACCCGATGTGCAGATCGCGACGCCGCCGGAGTTCAAGGGGCACGACGGCATCTGGTCTCCTGAGGATCTATTCGTCGCGTCTGCCAATATTTGTTTGATGACAACGTTCTTGTCAGTGGCGGAGCGAGCCGGTCTGGCCTTTACTGCCTACGAGAGTGCGGCTGAAGGAAAGCTGGAATTGGTCGAGGGCAAGTTTCAGTTCACGGCCATCACGCTGAAACCGGTGATTACGCTTCCTGCCGGAGGGGATGCCGCCAAGGCGAAGGAGCTGATCGAAAAGGCTGAAGCCAACTGCCTGATTTCCAACTCCATGAAGGCTAAAGTCAGCTTGGAAGCGACCATCCGATAA
- a CDS encoding ATP-binding cassette domain-containing protein, translating into MTSLAATERPQSVIEVSHVATRFGQAVVHADVSLSVRRGEVFAIAGGNGCGKSTLLREIVGLLTPSSGSIRLFGLDSRALEEYDGRPIHRRFGVMFQQGALFSSFTLAENVAVPLREFTGLSPQLIREIVAVKIAMVGLPPDSATKFPSELSGGMRRRAALARAIVMDPELLFLDEPTAGLDPIIAAGFDDLVLSLKRLLGLTVVMVTHDLDSLWRIADRVAVLGNGKVLGVGTMQELSQSDDPVIREYFQGQRGRAAQEQAAWNVRDK; encoded by the coding sequence GTGACGTCCCTTGCTGCAACTGAAAGACCGCAATCGGTTATCGAGGTCAGCCATGTGGCGACTCGGTTCGGCCAGGCCGTGGTGCACGCGGATGTGAGCCTTTCGGTCCGGCGCGGCGAAGTCTTTGCAATTGCGGGCGGCAACGGGTGCGGGAAATCGACGCTGTTGCGTGAAATCGTCGGGCTGCTCACACCCTCGTCCGGGTCGATCCGCCTGTTCGGCTTAGACAGTCGGGCGCTGGAAGAATACGACGGTCGCCCGATCCATCGGCGGTTCGGGGTGATGTTCCAGCAAGGGGCGTTGTTCAGTTCGTTCACACTGGCGGAAAATGTCGCGGTGCCGTTGCGGGAATTTACGGGCCTGAGCCCGCAACTGATCCGTGAGATTGTGGCCGTGAAGATTGCGATGGTGGGATTGCCGCCGGACAGCGCCACCAAGTTTCCCAGCGAACTGAGCGGCGGGATGCGGCGGCGGGCGGCGCTGGCCCGGGCGATCGTGATGGATCCTGAATTGTTGTTCCTCGATGAGCCGACGGCGGGTCTGGATCCGATCATCGCCGCGGGATTCGATGATCTGGTGCTCTCCCTGAAGCGCCTGTTGGGACTGACGGTGGTCATGGTGACGCACGATCTGGATTCGCTGTGGCGCATCGCCGATCGGGTGGCGGTCTTGGGCAACGGAAAGGTTCTCGGTGTCGGGACGATGCAGGAGTTGTCGCAGTCCGACGACCCCGTCATTCGTGAATATTTCCAGGGCCAGCGGGGGCGGGCGGCGCAGGAGCAGGCGGCTTGGAATGTGCGAGACAAGTGA
- a CDS encoding restriction endonuclease subunit S, which yields MKVREIRASIDHISERATTETAAKLLAPGAVLVVVRGMILVHTFPSAVLRVPAAINQDMKALIPTSELLPDFLCAFFWAFNSNILNLVEKSTHDTRKLETPKLLDFSIPVPPLSVQHHIVAHLDGLQAKVNALKKLQTETAAELAALLPSILDKAFKGEL from the coding sequence GGTGCGAGAGATTCGTGCCTCTATTGACCACATATCCGAACGCGCAACAACAGAAACGGCAGCCAAACTGCTTGCTCCAGGTGCCGTGCTCGTTGTTGTTCGTGGGATGATCCTTGTGCATACTTTTCCGTCCGCAGTGCTTCGAGTTCCCGCTGCCATCAATCAGGACATGAAGGCACTTATACCCACCAGCGAGCTATTACCTGATTTTTTATGTGCATTTTTCTGGGCATTCAATTCCAACATCTTGAACCTTGTTGAGAAGTCAACGCATGATACCCGTAAGCTGGAGACTCCCAAGTTGTTAGACTTTTCGATTCCAGTTCCACCGCTTTCAGTGCAGCACCACATCGTCGCTCATCTCGACGGTTTGCAGGCCAAGGTGAATGCGCTAAAGAAACTGCAGACTGAGACCGCTGCCGAACTCGCCGCGCTCCTGCCCTCCATCCTCGACAAAGCGTTCAAGGGAGAGCTGTGA
- a CDS encoding addiction module protein — MAPSTQQLLKDALQLPDQQRAELVVGLLDSLPPAEPGQERSDAQWLAEIERRARAAQAGADGISWEEARKQVLDRLPKR, encoded by the coding sequence ATGGCTCCATCCACACAGCAACTACTGAAGGATGCGCTGCAACTGCCGGATCAACAGCGAGCGGAATTAGTGGTCGGGTTGCTCGATAGTCTGCCGCCAGCGGAACCGGGGCAAGAGCGCTCTGATGCGCAATGGCTTGCGGAGATTGAGCGCCGCGCACGAGCGGCACAGGCCGGAGCTGACGGCATATCCTGGGAAGAGGCGCGCAAGCAGGTGTTGGATCGCCTGCCCAAGCGGTGA
- a CDS encoding type II toxin-antitoxin system RelE/ParE family toxin codes for MKPVGLSPEAVTELAEAVSWYETRQPGLAIRFLQEIDQAQRAIQSRPLSFPRLANTAVDLEIRRALLPRFPYALVFLELQTEIRVLALAHAKRHPDYWLNRLHAT; via the coding sequence GTGAAACCTGTTGGCCTCTCGCCTGAGGCCGTGACGGAGTTGGCAGAAGCCGTCTCCTGGTACGAAACCCGCCAACCTGGACTCGCAATCAGATTCCTTCAAGAAATCGATCAGGCACAACGCGCCATACAATCCCGTCCCCTGTCGTTCCCCCGCCTCGCAAATACCGCCGTTGATCTAGAGATTCGACGAGCCTTGCTCCCCCGATTCCCCTATGCACTCGTGTTTCTTGAACTCCAAACAGAAATCCGCGTGCTCGCACTTGCCCATGCCAAGCGCCACCCCGACTATTGGCTCAATCGCCTGCACGCTACCTGA
- a CDS encoding c-type cytochrome produces MSGRLSEAGDKKIMMDFRMQMIVVAVIGWWLAMAIPGFAAGEVNLHRGKQVYEKYCLACHGSQGRGDGATQFDPPVADLTSSEVLVKPDSRLLRSIHDGRTNTAMDAWKSTLSDDAMRDVLAYILTFPR; encoded by the coding sequence ATGAGTGGCAGGCTATCAGAAGCGGGGGATAAGAAGATCATGATGGATTTCCGTATGCAGATGATCGTGGTCGCCGTGATCGGCTGGTGGCTGGCGATGGCTATCCCAGGATTTGCTGCAGGCGAGGTGAATCTCCATCGAGGGAAGCAGGTCTATGAGAAATACTGTCTGGCTTGCCATGGATCGCAGGGGAGAGGGGACGGCGCGACGCAGTTTGATCCGCCGGTGGCGGATCTGACGTCGAGCGAGGTCCTGGTGAAACCCGATTCACGGTTACTCCGAAGCATTCATGACGGCCGGACGAATACGGCGATGGACGCGTGGAAGTCCACTTTGTCGGATGACGCGATGCGCGATGTGCTGGCCTATATCCTGACGTTTCCCCGATGA
- a CDS encoding ABC-type transport auxiliary lipoprotein family protein, whose translation MKSWFGRMVSMMLLLTASGCFSPRGDALPVHTFQLSADGGSDEGRPASVDGPVLLISLPQAEPGFETQRMVYVTRQFELEYYATNQWAESPARLFAPLLVQSAGRTGDWRTIVALPSSIRGDYRLDVAGFSVQQEFLQRPSRVRMTLRSQLVDLKESRVVSTKTFEAVAQAPSEDAYGGVLAANQATTTILTQVTSWLHSCVRHQPECNR comes from the coding sequence ATGAAATCGTGGTTTGGACGAATGGTGTCGATGATGCTGTTATTGACGGCATCGGGCTGTTTCTCGCCTCGGGGCGATGCCCTTCCGGTTCATACCTTTCAATTGAGCGCGGACGGAGGGTCTGATGAAGGGCGTCCCGCTTCAGTGGATGGGCCGGTCTTGTTGATAAGCCTGCCGCAGGCGGAGCCCGGGTTCGAGACGCAGCGGATGGTCTATGTCACGCGGCAGTTCGAGTTGGAATACTACGCCACGAATCAATGGGCCGAGAGTCCCGCGCGCCTGTTTGCGCCTTTGCTGGTGCAGTCGGCCGGTCGAACCGGTGACTGGCGCACGATCGTCGCCTTGCCGAGTTCCATTCGCGGAGACTATCGGTTGGATGTGGCGGGGTTCTCCGTCCAGCAGGAGTTTCTGCAACGGCCGAGCCGCGTGCGGATGACGCTCCGCAGCCAGCTCGTGGATCTCAAAGAGTCTCGCGTCGTGAGCACGAAGACCTTCGAAGCGGTGGCCCAGGCCCCGAGCGAGGATGCTTACGGGGGGGTGTTGGCGGCGAATCAGGCAACCACGACCATACTCACGCAGGTCACGTCGTGGCTCCACAGCTGTGTGCGGCATCAGCCGGAGTGCAATCGGTAG